In Nitrospira sp., a single genomic region encodes these proteins:
- a CDS encoding peptidylprolyl isomerase, which translates to MEFKKIDPRATITTKFGEIKIRFYPDAAPRHVENFMNLAKMGFYDGTTFHRIVPGFVLQGGDPLSKTGDRRSHGSGGPGFWLNPELSDRPHKRGAISMAKTPRDGSSTRDFNDNGSQFFICLADNSGLDRRYSIFGEVFRGLDVVDRIVALPRDEFDNPLESVTMTVTVKD; encoded by the coding sequence CCACGATCACGACCAAGTTCGGCGAGATCAAGATCCGCTTCTATCCCGACGCCGCGCCGCGGCACGTCGAAAACTTTATGAACCTGGCCAAGATGGGGTTTTACGACGGAACCACGTTTCACCGGATCGTCCCCGGCTTCGTCTTGCAAGGAGGCGATCCGCTGAGCAAGACGGGAGACCGGCGCAGCCACGGCTCCGGCGGACCGGGCTTCTGGCTGAATCCCGAGCTGAGCGACCGGCCGCACAAGCGGGGCGCGATCTCCATGGCCAAGACGCCGCGCGACGGCAGCAGCACTCGGGATTTCAACGACAACGGATCGCAGTTTTTCATTTGCTTGGCCGACAACAGCGGGCTCGACCGCCGCTACAGTATTTTTGGGGAAGTGTTTCGAGGATTGGACGTGGTCGACAGGATCGTCGCGCTGCCGCGCGACGAATTCGACAACCCGCTCGAGTCGGTCACGATGACCGTGACGGTAAAAGACTAG
- a CDS encoding efflux RND transporter permease subunit, with amino-acid sequence MRLSTLSIHRPVFAVVMTLLLVLFGLLSYFVLDVREYPDIKPPVVSVRTVYPGAGASVIETDVTTPLEDVLSGIQGLRAITSNSREEVSTVTLEFELNRNLDSATNDVRDRISSVRSLLPLGIQEPLVSKAASDSTEVVWLAAASDRHSELEISDIVDRFVNPRLVIIPGVSNVVLDGERRYAMRIWLDPGMLAARRLTVQDVEEALRAQNASIPSGRIESDRVEFGVSLKGSLQTESQFGDLIVAYRDDYPVRVRDVGRVELAAEDTRKLSRINGVPCVGVAVMKQSKANALTVARAVKERLPEITATLPEGIALTVAWDSTVPIERSLHEVYLALGVSLLLVTLVIFGFLGNARATLVPAVAIPASIIGTFTVMALTGCSLNVLTLLALVLAVGLVVDDAIIVLENIHRRMAEGMPAIQAAVEGTKEISFAVIATTISLVTVFIPIVFLTGVVGRLFAELAIAVASAVLLSGFVALTLTPMMSGRLVRATDGPSHQALSERVWGRVMGQYRQGLVRAMRMHIAILVIGLAASLGSLLILLRLPSELAPMEDVGWFAGHLTAPQGATIRYTDTYAQELDKLIKQIPEVDSIYTVVARGDRPTIVNRAGTWVTLKDWSDRSRSQQDIVAELNAQMPQLAGVKAFLMNPPAISEGSEKGSFQFVIGGVDYQELEQTAEKFLAKLSEHPGFVAPEIDLVLDKPHLAVEAHRAKAADLGVSVALIGRTLETLLSGRAVNTFSRNGRQYNVIVKVDDRHREKPSDITELYVRGRGQELVQLSNVASVREEAAPESLNHVDRMRAVILSAGLTDGFTMGDAVAYVEREAKTMLNSGMRGTYAGEAKEYAESNRNLYFTFGLALAVIYLVLSAQFESFRDPLTILLAVPPAVTGGLIALVLTKGTLSIFSQIGLVILIGLVSKNAILIVEFANQLRERGMDRVDAVIEAATLRLRPILMTTSATILGALPLALASGAGAVSRRQIGVVLIGGLVVSTIVTLFLVPAGYAAVSGRRNVWSGEAAERRESAGASLLPSRSS; translated from the coding sequence ATGCGGCTCTCAACCCTGTCCATCCATCGGCCCGTTTTCGCCGTCGTCATGACCCTGTTGCTGGTTCTGTTCGGCCTCTTGAGCTACTTCGTCCTCGACGTCCGCGAATATCCGGACATCAAGCCGCCGGTCGTCTCCGTCCGGACCGTATATCCGGGCGCGGGGGCCTCGGTCATCGAGACGGATGTGACGACCCCGCTCGAAGACGTGCTGAGCGGAATCCAGGGCCTGCGCGCCATCACCTCCAACAGCCGGGAAGAAGTCTCGACGGTCACGCTGGAGTTCGAACTGAACCGCAATCTGGACTCGGCCACCAACGACGTGCGCGATCGCATCAGTTCGGTTCGCTCGCTGCTGCCGCTGGGGATTCAGGAGCCGCTGGTGAGCAAGGCGGCCTCCGACAGCACCGAGGTGGTCTGGCTGGCGGCTGCAAGCGACCGGCACTCCGAGCTGGAGATTTCAGACATCGTGGACCGCTTCGTGAACCCCAGGTTGGTGATCATCCCCGGTGTCTCGAACGTGGTGTTGGACGGGGAGCGGCGCTATGCCATGCGCATTTGGCTCGATCCCGGCATGCTCGCGGCGCGGCGGCTGACGGTGCAGGACGTGGAAGAGGCGCTGCGGGCGCAGAACGCCTCGATTCCGTCCGGCCGGATCGAAAGCGACCGGGTGGAGTTCGGCGTCTCGCTGAAGGGCTCGCTGCAGACGGAGAGCCAGTTCGGCGATTTGATCGTGGCCTACCGGGACGACTATCCGGTCCGGGTCCGCGACGTCGGCCGTGTGGAACTGGCGGCCGAAGACACGCGCAAACTGAGCCGGATCAACGGCGTGCCCTGCGTAGGGGTGGCCGTGATGAAGCAGTCGAAGGCCAACGCGCTCACGGTCGCGCGCGCGGTGAAAGAGCGCCTGCCGGAGATCACGGCCACGCTGCCCGAAGGCATCGCGTTGACGGTGGCGTGGGACAGCACGGTGCCCATCGAGCGGTCGCTTCACGAGGTGTATCTGGCCTTGGGAGTTTCGCTGCTGCTGGTGACGCTGGTGATCTTCGGCTTCCTGGGCAACGCGCGAGCCACGCTGGTGCCGGCCGTGGCCATTCCGGCTTCCATCATCGGCACGTTTACGGTGATGGCCCTCACCGGCTGTTCGCTGAACGTGCTGACCCTGCTGGCGCTGGTCCTGGCGGTCGGCCTCGTGGTGGACGACGCGATCATCGTGCTCGAGAACATTCATCGGCGCATGGCCGAGGGGATGCCGGCGATTCAGGCGGCCGTCGAGGGCACCAAGGAAATTTCATTCGCCGTGATCGCGACCACGATCTCGCTGGTGACGGTGTTCATCCCCATTGTGTTTCTGACCGGGGTTGTGGGCCGGCTGTTCGCCGAGTTGGCCATCGCGGTGGCGTCGGCCGTTCTGCTGTCTGGGTTCGTCGCGCTCACCTTGACGCCCATGATGAGCGGCCGGCTGGTGCGGGCGACCGACGGACCGTCTCATCAGGCGCTCAGCGAGCGGGTGTGGGGGCGGGTCATGGGACAGTATCGGCAGGGGCTCGTGCGCGCCATGCGGATGCACATCGCGATTCTGGTGATCGGCTTGGCCGCGAGCCTCGGCAGCCTGCTGATTCTCTTGCGTCTGCCCTCCGAACTTGCGCCCATGGAGGATGTGGGCTGGTTTGCGGGACATCTCACGGCCCCCCAAGGCGCGACCATCCGCTACACGGATACCTACGCGCAGGAGCTGGACAAGCTCATCAAGCAGATCCCCGAGGTGGATTCGATCTACACCGTCGTCGCGCGCGGCGACCGTCCCACCATCGTCAACCGCGCGGGTACGTGGGTGACCCTGAAGGACTGGAGCGACCGATCGCGCTCGCAGCAGGATATCGTGGCCGAGTTGAACGCGCAGATGCCGCAGTTGGCCGGCGTGAAGGCGTTCCTGATGAATCCTCCGGCGATCAGCGAAGGGTCGGAGAAGGGCTCCTTCCAGTTCGTCATCGGGGGCGTGGACTATCAGGAGTTGGAACAGACCGCCGAGAAGTTCCTGGCGAAGCTGTCGGAGCACCCGGGGTTCGTGGCGCCTGAGATCGATCTGGTGCTGGACAAACCTCACTTGGCCGTCGAGGCCCACCGTGCCAAAGCGGCGGATCTCGGCGTATCCGTGGCGTTGATCGGCCGCACGCTGGAAACCCTGCTCAGCGGGCGGGCCGTGAATACATTCTCGCGCAACGGCCGCCAGTACAACGTGATCGTGAAGGTGGACGACCGGCATCGGGAGAAGCCGTCGGACATTACCGAGCTGTACGTGCGGGGCAGGGGACAAGAACTCGTCCAGCTGAGCAACGTGGCCAGCGTCAGGGAAGAAGCGGCGCCGGAATCCCTCAATCACGTCGACCGCATGCGCGCCGTAATTCTCAGCGCCGGACTGACGGACGGCTTTACCATGGGAGACGCGGTGGCCTATGTCGAGCGCGAAGCGAAGACCATGTTGAACTCGGGGATGCGGGGCACCTACGCCGGGGAAGCCAAGGAATATGCGGAGAGCAATCGCAATCTCTATTTTACCTTCGGTCTCGCCCTAGCAGTCATCTACCTGGTGCTGTCCGCCCAGTTCGAAAGCTTTCGCGACCCGCTGACGATTTTGTTGGCCGTGCCCCCGGCCGTGACCGGCGGCCTGATCGCGCTGGTCCTGACCAAGGGCACGCTCAGCATCTTCAGCCAGATCGGGCTGGTGATCCTGATCGGCCTGGTGAGCAAGAACGCCATCCTGATCGTCGAGTTCGCCAACCAGCTGCGCGAGCGGGGGATGGACCGCGTGGACGCCGTAATCGAGGCGGCCACGCTACGGCTCCGGCCCATTCTCATGACGACCAGCGCCACAATCCTGGGCGCGCTCCCGTTGGCCTTGGCGTCGGGTGCCGGAGCGGTCAGTCGGCGGCAAATCGGGGTGGTCCTGATCGGCGGGCTCGTCGTCTCCACGATCGTGACGCTGTTCCTGGTTCCGGCGGGCTACGCGGCCGTGTCGGGCAGGAGAAATGTCTGGAGCGGCGAGGCAGCGGAACGGCGGGAGTCGGCGGGCGCTAGTCTTTTACCGTCACGGTCATCGTGA
- a CDS encoding efflux RND transporter periplasmic adaptor subunit, which yields MNVKGLSVLLLVAALAVVLVVRVWERSTEESAVARETSSRSMLVETVQASVGVVNESIQAVGTLQAIASIMIRPEISGIVRRIHFSDGQLVDRLAPLVQLDQEELQAEANQAVAQERLAQLTYERLKRLSAQQTTIVPAQQVDEARLALQAATANSVLFGTRLKKSLIKAPFAGTMGLRRVSVGDYVQPGQDLVNLEDLQTLHVDFKVPEVWLSRLSINQAVGVATDAFPGMTFQGTVTAIDPRVDSVNRTIAVRAVVPNQDGRLRPGLFATVSVRLGQDLRAVLIPEEAVFIQRDRSMTYRVQDGSARLVELVIGAHERGLVQVKEGLSAGDQVVRTGTHKLHDGMAVVTK from the coding sequence TGTGGGAGCGCTCCACCGAAGAATCGGCCGTCGCGCGGGAAACGTCCAGCCGGTCGATGCTTGTCGAGACGGTTCAGGCGTCGGTCGGAGTCGTCAACGAATCGATTCAGGCGGTCGGGACCCTGCAGGCCATCGCCTCGATCATGATCCGGCCGGAAATTTCCGGCATTGTCCGCCGGATTCATTTTTCGGACGGACAGCTGGTCGACCGCCTGGCGCCGCTCGTGCAATTGGACCAGGAAGAGCTGCAGGCGGAGGCCAACCAGGCCGTGGCCCAGGAGCGGCTGGCGCAACTGACGTACGAGCGGCTCAAGCGGCTGTCGGCGCAGCAGACCACAATCGTGCCGGCGCAGCAGGTGGATGAAGCGAGGCTGGCTCTGCAAGCCGCGACCGCCAACAGCGTGTTGTTCGGCACCCGTTTGAAGAAGAGCCTGATCAAAGCGCCGTTTGCCGGCACGATGGGACTGCGCCGCGTCTCGGTCGGAGACTATGTGCAACCGGGGCAGGACCTCGTCAATCTCGAAGACCTGCAGACGCTGCACGTGGACTTCAAGGTGCCGGAAGTGTGGCTCAGCCGGCTGTCCATCAACCAGGCCGTCGGCGTGGCCACCGATGCGTTTCCCGGCATGACCTTCCAGGGCACGGTCACGGCCATCGACCCGCGCGTCGATTCGGTGAATCGGACGATCGCAGTGCGAGCCGTCGTGCCGAATCAGGACGGCCGCCTGCGTCCCGGATTGTTCGCCACGGTCAGTGTGAGGCTCGGTCAAGATCTCCGCGCGGTGCTCATTCCGGAAGAAGCCGTCTTCATCCAGCGCGATCGATCGATGACGTACCGCGTGCAAGACGGCTCCGCCCGCCTGGTCGAACTGGTGATCGGCGCTCATGAACGGGGCTTGGTGCAGGTCAAGGAAGGCTTGTCGGCCGGCGATCAGGTCGTGCGCACCGGCACCCACAAACTTCATGACGGCATGGCCGTCGTGACCAAATGA